The following proteins come from a genomic window of Saccharicrinis carchari:
- a CDS encoding sulfatase family protein, giving the protein MKFTFLNVLIIMMAITACQPPQKEVAEKPNIVFIMTDDHAYQTLSAYDDRYINTPNLDRLAKDGVLFANSFVANSICGPSRAVMLTGKHSHANGFIDNSGIFNGQQQTFPKLLQKSGYQTAIIGKWHLGGTPTGFDYWNILPGQGSYYNPDFIGMEETVRHPGYVTDLITDFSMDWMDGRDKEKPFCLLVHHKAVHRVWMPDTDHLDEFKDKTYPLPETFYDDYKGRQAAAEQHMSIRTDDMDVVYDLKMADKENEIKTRYGGWYRTGALARLDEAQRARWDAHYDPIIEDFKKAKLSGNELSEWKYQRYMRDYLASVRSLDNNVGRLLDYLEKEGLMDNTLVVYTSDQGFYMGEHGWFDKRFIYEESLRTPLLMHLPKGYELKGEVKEMVQNIDYAPTFMELTGNTVPEDMHGRSLVPLFKKKAKNWRDAIYYHYYEYPNEHMVKRHYGIRTERYKLIHFYFDIDQWELYDLQEDPNEMNNLYGQAEYADKTDDLKAQLKDLMVHYDDQKALKIMAGELKVTE; this is encoded by the coding sequence ATGAAATTCACTTTTCTAAATGTGCTTATCATCATGATGGCAATTACGGCCTGCCAACCACCCCAAAAAGAGGTGGCTGAAAAGCCCAACATCGTGTTTATTATGACCGACGACCATGCTTACCAAACACTAAGCGCCTACGACGATCGTTATATCAACACCCCTAACCTGGATCGTTTGGCCAAGGATGGCGTATTGTTTGCCAACAGCTTTGTGGCCAACAGTATTTGTGGGCCCAGCCGTGCCGTAATGCTTACCGGCAAGCACAGCCACGCTAATGGTTTTATCGACAACTCCGGTATTTTTAATGGTCAGCAGCAAACTTTCCCCAAGTTATTGCAGAAGTCTGGATACCAAACGGCCATCATTGGTAAGTGGCACCTGGGCGGCACCCCTACTGGCTTTGATTACTGGAACATTTTACCGGGACAAGGAAGCTATTACAACCCCGATTTTATCGGCATGGAAGAAACAGTGCGACACCCCGGCTACGTTACCGACTTGATTACCGACTTTAGCATGGACTGGATGGACGGACGCGACAAGGAAAAACCCTTCTGCCTATTGGTACACCACAAAGCCGTGCACCGTGTATGGATGCCCGACACCGATCACCTAGACGAGTTTAAGGACAAGACCTACCCCTTGCCCGAAACTTTTTACGACGATTATAAGGGACGCCAGGCTGCAGCAGAGCAGCATATGAGCATTCGTACCGACGATATGGATGTGGTTTACGACCTGAAGATGGCCGACAAAGAAAATGAAATAAAAACTCGCTACGGCGGATGGTACCGCACCGGTGCCCTGGCTCGTCTCGATGAGGCGCAACGTGCCAGGTGGGACGCTCATTACGACCCTATTATCGAAGACTTTAAAAAGGCTAAGCTCTCCGGCAACGAGCTGAGCGAATGGAAATACCAACGTTACATGCGCGATTACCTGGCCAGTGTACGTTCGTTGGACAATAACGTGGGCCGACTGCTGGATTATTTGGAAAAAGAGGGGTTGATGGATAATACCTTGGTTGTCTACACTTCCGATCAAGGTTTTTACATGGGCGAGCACGGCTGGTTCGACAAGCGTTTTATCTACGAAGAATCATTGCGCACACCACTACTTATGCACCTACCCAAGGGTTATGAACTAAAAGGTGAAGTGAAAGAAATGGTACAGAACATCGACTATGCCCCTACCTTTATGGAACTAACCGGAAACACCGTTCCGGAGGATATGCACGGACGTTCGCTGGTTCCGTTGTTCAAAAAGAAGGCAAAAAATTGGCGCGATGCTATCTATTATCATTATTACGAGTACCCCAACGAACATATGGTAAAACGCCATTATGGTATACGCACGGAGCGCTATAAATTAATTCATTTTTATTTCGATATAGACCAATGGGAACTCTACGACCTACAGGAAGATCCTAACGAAATGAACAACCTATACGGCCAGGCCGAGTATGCCGATAAAACAGATGATCTGAAAGCCCAATTGAAAGATTTGATGGTTCATTATGACGACCAGAAAGCCCTGAAAATAATGGCCGGCGAATTAAAAGTGACAGAGTAA
- a CDS encoding exo-alpha-sialidase — protein sequence MKKRLSLFITLGFTLFILGFSTKAQVTPVVSTEAEPIWYSIESACTAPLGGGSYTGPTNLLGYALYPNTAENRIYARIAQGGDDELWALVDVDGVVKLKNKGSGLYMNLSHSLDATGGSFEFGALGDNQFWMRGGHNSYTLIWNGLKCDRWNSNQKDSNTAYYFKQHGDPKIILGATITIATNLKESLVGTNPGYISTGSPAIAQLDAAIADAQAVFDSNEETPDYSGATSALHTAMETFRNTARNPVMLSTPENETWYYLVSAATNDYCKNKVIVNRSSEPGVRLQFDDRKVDPNMLWKIVDAGSGKYGIQNMASDLFIAQDITQGTSTTIAPYNINPLAPSVQFSLYIDGTNPLHCQQNGSVIVAWPGGVDSPSAWRLEEVSNIQVPASITEVDVNHMQVTTGIGNSNFAFTQFSVNVEGFTGSPALEEVVVNLEGTTNLSDVQNLRIYDLGSDLRFNPAEHTLVGAAQSAAGNISFTISPAYNLSYGTNRFALVCDVSANALEGNLIKGSVHTAKLSGQTEFTVANPSPAFASTIFLAQHTLFSPGDYGSMFYRIPAIVTANDGSLVTATDKRINHDRDLPADIDLYIKRSVDNGITWSEPLMIAGQDTETGYGDAALVVEKESGKIFCLMASDRGFFQSTPASPIRIVVCESADNGITWSAPLDITNSIYGAGSSNPISQNWNGVFVASGRGLQLQNGRLMFAVAVRGTTDGIDNYVIYSDDKGATWNINTNMVHRHGDESKLAQRNNGDVIISIRNAGTREWNISQDNGDTWGTSTNHPDLIDPNCNGEIMTYTSTLDGYDKNRMLHSLAYASNRSNVSMLISYDEGLTFPIVKTICPAPSAYSTFTILEDGTIGMYYEDGSIGGGFDMVFVRFSLEWLTDGADIYMDPNVSVDNITQDSYKVWSSNKQIIVEGLPANSYQIYNISGIKVSTNKNLSTGIYIVDLGTQKVKVFVK from the coding sequence ATGAAAAAACGTTTATCTCTTTTTATTACACTGGGCTTTACCCTATTTATACTTGGTTTTTCAACCAAGGCTCAAGTAACACCCGTTGTGAGTACCGAAGCGGAACCTATTTGGTACAGCATCGAATCGGCATGTACAGCACCCTTAGGAGGTGGCAGTTATACCGGCCCCACTAACCTATTGGGTTATGCGCTCTACCCCAACACCGCCGAAAACAGGATTTATGCCCGTATTGCCCAAGGGGGCGATGACGAATTGTGGGCGCTGGTTGACGTAGACGGTGTGGTGAAACTAAAAAACAAAGGTTCGGGACTATACATGAATCTGTCGCACTCCCTGGATGCTACCGGCGGCAGCTTTGAGTTCGGTGCATTGGGCGACAATCAGTTTTGGATGAGGGGGGGCCATAACAGCTATACCTTAATTTGGAATGGCTTAAAATGCGATCGCTGGAACAGCAATCAAAAGGACTCAAACACGGCTTATTATTTTAAGCAACATGGTGACCCCAAAATTATTTTGGGCGCTACCATCACCATAGCCACCAATTTAAAAGAAAGTTTAGTGGGTACCAACCCGGGATACATTTCAACGGGGAGTCCCGCCATAGCACAGTTGGATGCCGCCATTGCAGATGCCCAGGCCGTATTCGATTCCAATGAAGAAACACCTGATTATTCAGGGGCTACATCAGCATTGCACACAGCTATGGAAACTTTCAGAAATACGGCACGCAACCCTGTTATGCTGAGCACCCCAGAAAACGAGACCTGGTATTATCTGGTTTCGGCAGCTACAAACGATTACTGCAAAAATAAGGTCATCGTAAACAGGAGCTCCGAACCGGGCGTTCGCTTGCAATTTGACGACAGAAAAGTGGATCCGAATATGTTGTGGAAAATAGTGGATGCCGGCAGTGGCAAGTATGGGATCCAGAATATGGCAAGCGACCTGTTCATCGCACAGGACATTACGCAGGGAACATCTACAACAATAGCCCCTTACAACATTAACCCCTTAGCGCCAAGTGTTCAATTCTCGCTATATATCGATGGAACAAACCCGCTGCACTGCCAGCAAAACGGATCAGTGATTGTAGCCTGGCCCGGTGGTGTTGATTCACCCAGTGCATGGCGTCTGGAGGAAGTTAGCAACATACAGGTGCCGGCTTCCATAACCGAGGTGGATGTAAACCACATGCAGGTAACCACCGGCATAGGCAATAGCAACTTTGCCTTTACCCAGTTTTCCGTAAATGTTGAAGGATTCACCGGGTCTCCAGCTTTAGAGGAGGTGGTTGTTAATCTTGAGGGAACTACCAACCTGAGCGATGTACAAAACCTACGCATTTACGACCTGGGAAGCGACCTGCGCTTTAACCCGGCAGAGCATACCTTGGTGGGTGCTGCTCAAAGTGCTGCGGGCAACATTAGCTTCACCATAAGCCCGGCTTACAACCTATCCTATGGCACCAACCGTTTTGCACTGGTATGCGATGTAAGTGCCAATGCACTGGAAGGCAACTTAATAAAAGGAAGCGTACATACGGCCAAGCTCAGCGGGCAAACGGAGTTTACCGTGGCCAACCCCTCCCCTGCCTTTGCCTCAACCATATTTTTGGCACAGCACACCTTATTCTCACCCGGCGATTACGGCTCTATGTTTTACCGTATCCCCGCCATTGTAACAGCCAACGACGGTTCTTTGGTAACAGCCACGGATAAACGCATCAATCACGACCGCGATCTGCCGGCCGATATCGATTTGTATATCAAACGATCCGTTGACAACGGCATTACCTGGAGCGAACCGCTGATGATAGCCGGACAAGATACCGAAACGGGGTATGGCGACGCAGCATTGGTGGTGGAAAAAGAATCAGGTAAGATATTCTGTCTGATGGCCTCTGACCGCGGCTTCTTTCAGTCCACACCGGCCTCTCCCATACGTATTGTAGTTTGCGAAAGCGCCGATAACGGCATCACCTGGAGTGCTCCACTAGATATTACCAACAGCATATACGGTGCGGGTAGCAGCAACCCCATCTCGCAGAACTGGAATGGTGTGTTTGTAGCATCGGGTCGTGGACTGCAATTGCAAAACGGACGACTGATGTTTGCCGTGGCCGTACGTGGCACCACCGATGGCATCGATAATTATGTGATCTATTCCGACGACAAGGGAGCTACCTGGAACATAAACACCAACATGGTTCACAGGCACGGCGACGAGTCCAAGCTGGCACAGCGTAACAACGGCGATGTAATCATCTCTATACGTAACGCAGGTACCCGCGAGTGGAACATTTCGCAGGATAACGGCGACACCTGGGGCACCAGCACCAATCACCCCGATTTAATAGACCCCAACTGCAACGGTGAGATTATGACCTACACCTCTACGCTGGATGGCTACGACAAAAACCGGATGTTACATTCGTTGGCCTATGCGTCCAACCGTTCCAACGTGTCGATGCTCATTAGTTACGACGAGGGGCTTACCTTTCCCATCGTTAAAACTATTTGTCCTGCCCCATCGGCCTACTCTACCTTTACCATCCTTGAGGATGGAACCATAGGCATGTATTACGAAGACGGATCCATAGGAGGTGGCTTCGATATGGTATTTGTGCGATTTTCGCTGGAGTGGCTTACCGATGGTGCCGACATTTACATGGATCCCAACGTGAGCGTTGATAATATAACCCAGGATAGTTATAAGGTATGGAGCAGCAACAAACAGATAATCGTAGAAGGGCTCCCTGCCAACTCATATCAGATTTATAATATCTCTGGCATTAAAGTATCCACAAACAAAAACCTTTCTACCGGTATTTATATTGTAGATCTGGGCACACAAAAAGTAAAGGTCTTTGTGAAATAA
- a CDS encoding GIY-YIG nuclease family protein, whose protein sequence is MPHFVYIIHSQSKDRYYIGSCADIKKRIDRHNAGATPSTKPHRPWTVVYSEVFPNKSDAFKREIYIKRMKSRKYIEKLILDAK, encoded by the coding sequence ATGCCCCACTTCGTTTACATAATCCACAGTCAATCCAAGGACAGATACTACATAGGCTCCTGTGCCGACATAAAAAAAAGAATTGACAGGCACAACGCAGGAGCAACACCATCCACAAAACCCCACCGCCCATGGACGGTGGTATATTCAGAGGTATTCCCCAATAAATCAGATGCGTTTAAAAGGGAAATCTATATCAAAAGGATGAAAAGCAGAAAGTATATCGAAAAACTAATACTCGATGCAAAATAG
- the pyrF gene encoding orotidine-5'-phosphate decarboxylase, which yields MTSQELFENIKRKGSFLCVGLDTDINKIPQFLLETTDPIFAFNKEIIDATHKFTVAYKPNMAFYESMGVSGWNSLEKTVNYIRYNYPDIFIIADAKRGDIGNTSNMYAKAFFDAMEFDAVTVAPYMGEDSVKPFMTYVDKWVILLALTSNKGAADFQYVSEDGEKLFEKVIKSSKAWGNEENLMYVVGATKAEKLQEIRSIIPNHFLLVPGVGAQGGSLKEVAKNGLNDKCGLLVNSSRGIIYASSEQDFAQKAGEAAKEVQQEMAGLLKAKGLL from the coding sequence ATGACATCGCAAGAATTATTTGAAAACATAAAGCGTAAGGGCAGTTTTTTGTGTGTAGGTCTGGATACCGACATCAATAAGATACCCCAATTTTTGTTGGAAACTACTGATCCTATCTTTGCCTTTAATAAAGAGATAATTGATGCTACTCACAAGTTTACGGTGGCCTACAAACCTAATATGGCTTTTTATGAGAGCATGGGCGTGTCGGGTTGGAATAGTCTTGAGAAAACGGTGAATTACATCCGTTACAACTATCCCGATATATTTATTATTGCGGACGCTAAGCGAGGGGATATTGGCAATACTTCTAACATGTACGCCAAAGCCTTTTTCGACGCCATGGAGTTTGACGCGGTTACCGTAGCACCCTACATGGGCGAGGACTCCGTAAAGCCTTTTATGACCTACGTGGATAAATGGGTTATCTTGTTGGCCTTAACTTCGAACAAAGGGGCTGCCGATTTTCAGTATGTGAGTGAGGACGGTGAAAAACTATTCGAGAAAGTGATCAAGTCTTCAAAGGCATGGGGCAACGAAGAAAACCTGATGTACGTGGTAGGTGCCACCAAGGCCGAGAAGCTTCAGGAAATCAGATCTATCATCCCCAACCACTTTTTACTGGTTCCGGGGGTGGGTGCACAGGGTGGTAGCCTGAAAGAGGTTGCCAAAAATGGCTTGAACGACAAATGCGGCCTCCTGGTGAACTCATCGCGGGGTATTATCTACGCCAGCTCGGAGCAAGACTTTGCCCAAAAGGCCGGCGAAGCAGCCAAGGAAGTTCAGCAAGAAATGGCCGGGCTGTTGAAAGCCAAGGGTTTGTTGTAA
- the prfA gene encoding peptide chain release factor 1, with the protein MSENKLLEMLGGVVIRFREVSDQITDPEVIADTKRYIKLNKDYKELERVVKAREIYKTTLDNIAEAKAILKEEDDDEMREMAKAELEELEDKLPEMEEEIKLLLIPADPEDSKNCVVELRAGAGGDEASIFAGDLFRMYVKFCEHKGWKVDVTHTSEGTSGGYKEVVFNVSGDGVYGILKYESGVHRVQRVPQTETQGRVHTSAASVAVLPEAEEFDIELRNEDIRKDTYCSSGPGGQSVNTTYSAIRLTHIPSGIVVTCQDQKSQLKNLDKAMIELRTRLYNLEYQKYLDEISSKRKTLVSTGDRSAKIRTYNYPQGRVTDHRVNFTLYNLPAVLDGDLQAIIDRLILEENSERLKASEL; encoded by the coding sequence ATGAGCGAAAATAAATTATTAGAGATGTTGGGTGGTGTGGTGATACGCTTCCGGGAGGTGTCGGATCAAATAACCGATCCCGAGGTTATAGCCGATACCAAAAGGTACATTAAGCTCAATAAGGATTATAAAGAATTGGAGCGTGTAGTTAAAGCGCGCGAAATATATAAAACCACATTGGACAATATTGCCGAAGCAAAAGCCATTTTAAAGGAAGAGGACGACGATGAGATGCGGGAGATGGCTAAGGCGGAGCTGGAAGAACTGGAAGATAAGCTGCCCGAAATGGAAGAGGAGATAAAGCTGTTGCTTATACCGGCCGACCCCGAAGATTCAAAAAATTGTGTAGTAGAGTTGCGTGCCGGTGCAGGAGGTGATGAGGCCAGTATTTTTGCCGGCGACCTATTCAGAATGTACGTTAAGTTTTGTGAACACAAAGGCTGGAAGGTGGATGTTACCCATACAAGTGAAGGTACCTCGGGAGGCTATAAGGAAGTGGTGTTTAACGTGAGTGGTGATGGTGTTTATGGCATCCTCAAGTACGAGTCGGGGGTACATCGCGTTCAGCGTGTACCGCAAACTGAAACACAGGGGCGCGTGCATACCTCGGCAGCATCTGTTGCTGTATTGCCCGAAGCGGAAGAGTTTGATATTGAATTACGCAACGAAGATATTCGCAAGGATACCTACTGTTCGTCGGGACCAGGTGGGCAGTCGGTGAATACCACCTATTCCGCTATCCGTCTTACCCACATCCCATCAGGTATCGTGGTGACTTGTCAGGACCAGAAATCGCAGTTGAAAAATCTGGATAAGGCCATGATAGAACTACGCACACGTTTATATAACCTGGAGTATCAAAAATACCTTGACGAGATTTCGTCCAAGCGTAAAACTCTGGTGTCAACAGGCGATCGCTCGGCCAAGATACGTACCTATAATTATCCGCAAGGCAGAGTTACCGATCATCGTGTTAACTTTACCTTGTACAATCTGCCAGCAGTATTAGATGGGGATTTACAAGCCATTATCGATCGTTTGATTTTGGAGGAAAACTCGGAAAGGCTAAAGGCGAGTGAGTTGTAG
- a CDS encoding alpha-L-fucosidase, which yields MKHLFILPLMLFALHITAWAQNPITPSNTIKINEGDTPEDIIRKAAHVVPTPNQYEYKKLEFTGFVHFGPNTFTRMEWGNGMEDPKIFDLQNLDTDQWCRAMKAAGMKLVVFTAKHHDGFVLWQSRYTEHGIMSSPFREGKGDVLKELSASCQKYGLKLGVYLSPADLYQIENPEGLYGNLSKYSMRTIPRAVEGRPFSNKTTFEFEVDDYNEYFLNQLFELLTEYGPVHEVWFDGAHPKRKGGQKYNYPAWKKLIRTLAPEAVIFGREDVRWCGNESGGTRKTEWDIVPLPGDPKQMLKFPDMHGDIGSREKLMDAKYLHYLPAETNTSIREGWFYRDETSQKVRNADDVFDIYERSVGGNSTFLLNIPPNRDGLFSPEDVAVLEETGNRIRETYGNDLLQGATDPAEMLDNDELSFVDASEFNNQLIVELPQTVTVNRFVLMEAIATHSQRIEEHALDAMVEGQWKEIASGTTVGYKKILRFPTVSTDKFRIRILKSRLNATLSKVSAHYYKSRPPQITMSRNATGEVTLAPKADDFGWKSHGIDATGNLNADMEIRYTLDGSTPSKTSAIYDSPIKVKSGEVKARAFSSDQAGSETSVRFGLLKNNWQLVNASSSKEGFEAGKAFDDQASTYWQSDNTSVHPHSVSIDLGTVQSLTGFAYTPQTQHKEGMMELGSIYTSKKGKKWKKVTSFEFGNLINDPVKRTKAFDKPLKTRYIKIVSERGAGGSNSVAVAELDFFVD from the coding sequence ATGAAACATCTTTTTATTCTCCCCTTAATGCTGTTTGCCCTGCACATAACGGCTTGGGCACAGAACCCCATTACGCCTTCCAACACGATTAAAATCAATGAAGGCGACACCCCCGAAGACATCATTCGTAAGGCGGCTCACGTGGTACCCACACCCAACCAGTACGAATATAAGAAGCTGGAATTCACAGGCTTTGTACATTTCGGGCCCAATACCTTTACCCGCATGGAGTGGGGCAACGGGATGGAGGATCCCAAAATTTTCGACCTCCAGAATTTGGATACCGACCAATGGTGCCGGGCCATGAAGGCCGCCGGCATGAAACTGGTTGTTTTTACAGCCAAGCACCACGATGGTTTTGTGCTGTGGCAATCGCGTTATACCGAACATGGTATCATGTCGTCGCCCTTTCGCGAGGGCAAGGGCGATGTGCTCAAAGAGCTGTCAGCATCGTGCCAAAAATACGGTCTCAAGCTAGGCGTTTATCTTTCACCCGCCGACCTGTACCAAATTGAAAACCCCGAAGGGCTTTACGGTAACCTGAGCAAATACAGCATGCGCACCATCCCGCGTGCAGTTGAAGGGCGCCCCTTTTCCAATAAAACCACCTTTGAGTTTGAAGTAGACGACTACAACGAATATTTTTTAAACCAGCTTTTTGAGCTGCTTACCGAGTATGGCCCTGTACACGAAGTATGGTTTGATGGAGCGCACCCCAAGCGCAAGGGTGGGCAAAAATATAATTATCCGGCCTGGAAAAAGCTCATCCGCACACTGGCTCCCGAGGCAGTTATTTTTGGTCGTGAAGATGTGCGCTGGTGTGGTAACGAGAGCGGCGGCACGCGCAAAACCGAATGGGACATCGTACCTTTACCGGGAGATCCCAAACAGATGCTAAAGTTCCCCGATATGCACGGCGATATTGGTAGCCGCGAGAAACTCATGGATGCCAAATACCTGCACTACCTCCCTGCCGAAACCAATACTTCTATCCGCGAAGGGTGGTTCTATCGCGACGAAACAAGCCAGAAAGTGCGCAATGCCGATGATGTGTTCGATATTTATGAGCGATCGGTGGGCGGCAACTCCACCTTTTTATTAAATATCCCGCCGAACCGCGATGGCCTTTTCTCGCCTGAGGACGTGGCGGTGTTGGAAGAAACAGGCAACAGGATACGCGAAACCTACGGCAACGATCTGCTTCAAGGTGCCACCGATCCTGCTGAAATGTTAGACAATGACGAACTCAGTTTCGTGGATGCTTCCGAATTTAACAATCAATTGATCGTTGAACTGCCACAAACCGTCACCGTGAATAGGTTTGTACTGATGGAGGCCATAGCTACACACAGTCAGCGTATCGAAGAACATGCCCTGGACGCCATGGTAGAAGGCCAATGGAAAGAGATAGCCTCGGGCACAACGGTGGGCTATAAAAAGATACTGCGCTTCCCCACCGTATCCACGGACAAATTCAGGATCCGCATTTTAAAATCCAGGCTTAATGCCACGCTGAGCAAAGTATCGGCACATTACTACAAAAGCCGTCCGCCGCAAATAACAATGAGCCGCAATGCCACGGGAGAAGTTACCCTGGCTCCCAAAGCCGATGATTTTGGCTGGAAGTCGCATGGCATAGATGCCACAGGTAACCTAAACGCCGATATGGAGATACGTTACACGCTGGACGGAAGTACACCAAGTAAAACATCAGCAATTTATGATTCGCCAATCAAAGTTAAATCAGGAGAAGTAAAAGCACGAGCGTTCAGTAGCGATCAGGCAGGAAGCGAAACTTCGGTCCGTTTTGGCCTGTTGAAAAACAATTGGCAGCTGGTAAATGCCAGCAGCAGCAAGGAAGGGTTTGAAGCCGGTAAAGCTTTCGATGATCAAGCCTCCACTTATTGGCAGTCGGACAATACTTCTGTTCATCCTCATTCTGTTTCCATTGACTTAGGCACAGTACAATCACTCACAGGCTTCGCTTACACACCGCAAACCCAACACAAGGAAGGTATGATGGAACTTGGGAGCATTTATACCAGCAAAAAAGGCAAGAAATGGAAAAAGGTGACCTCCTTTGAGTTTGGCAACCTGATAAACGATCCGGTAAAACGGACCAAAGCATTCGACAAACCTTTAAAAACGAGATATATAAAAATTGTTTCCGAAAGAGGTGCTGGTGGTAGCAATTCTGTGGCAGTTGCCGAATTGGACTTTTTTGTGGATTAA
- a CDS encoding AIR synthase related protein, producing the protein MSSDSRYSQRGVSASKEDVHSAIKNIDKGLYPKAFCKITPDILCGDEDYCNIMHADGAGTKSSLAYMYWRETGDISVWKGIAQDALIMNLDDLLCVGATDNILLSSTIGRNKNLVPGEVISAIINGTEELLAELREMGISIYSTGGETADVGDLVRTIIVDSTVTCRMKRADVINNQNIKAGDVIVGLSSSGKASYEKDYNGGMGSNGLTSARHDVFANYLAAKYPESYDDSVPSDLVYSGSLKLTDPVEGVSVDAGKLVLSPTRTYAPVIKAMLDKYREQIHGMVHCSGGAQTKVLHFVDKLHVIKDNMFPVPPLFKTIQQQSGTAWDEMYKVFNMGHRMELYVPESIAADLITISKSFNIDAQIVGRCVTSNNTELTIKSEFGTFKYE; encoded by the coding sequence GTGAGTTCAGATTCAAGGTACAGTCAAAGAGGGGTGTCTGCCTCCAAGGAAGATGTGCACAGCGCCATTAAAAACATCGACAAAGGATTATATCCCAAGGCATTTTGTAAAATAACTCCTGATATCCTTTGCGGAGATGAGGATTATTGTAATATCATGCATGCCGACGGCGCAGGCACAAAATCATCGCTGGCCTATATGTACTGGCGCGAGACCGGTGATATTTCAGTTTGGAAAGGAATCGCCCAGGATGCCTTGATTATGAACCTTGATGATTTGCTCTGTGTGGGTGCCACCGATAATATATTGCTATCGTCCACCATAGGGCGTAACAAAAACTTAGTGCCTGGCGAGGTGATTTCTGCTATCATAAATGGTACAGAGGAATTGCTGGCCGAGTTAAGAGAGATGGGTATTTCCATCTATTCTACCGGGGGCGAAACGGCCGATGTGGGCGATCTGGTACGTACCATCATCGTTGACAGTACCGTTACATGCCGTATGAAACGAGCCGATGTAATCAATAATCAGAACATAAAAGCCGGAGATGTAATTGTAGGGTTATCTTCTTCAGGTAAAGCATCATACGAGAAAGACTATAACGGAGGCATGGGCAGCAATGGCTTAACCAGTGCCCGACACGATGTGTTTGCCAATTACCTGGCCGCTAAATATCCCGAGAGCTATGATGACTCGGTGCCCTCCGATTTAGTATATTCCGGGAGTCTTAAGCTTACCGATCCGGTGGAGGGTGTAAGTGTTGATGCAGGTAAATTGGTGCTGTCGCCAACGCGAACCTATGCACCGGTGATAAAAGCCATGCTCGATAAATACCGTGAACAGATACATGGTATGGTACATTGCTCTGGAGGGGCACAGACCAAGGTGCTGCATTTTGTGGACAAACTGCATGTAATTAAAGACAATATGTTCCCTGTGCCACCCTTGTTTAAAACTATTCAGCAGCAATCAGGTACTGCCTGGGACGAGATGTATAAGGTGTTTAACATGGGGCACCGGATGGAGCTCTATGTGCCGGAATCCATCGCTGCTGATTTAATCACTATCAGTAAATCGTTTAATATCGATGCACAGATTGTAGGCCGCTGTGTAACGAGTAACAATACTGAACTGACCATCAAAAGCGAATTTGGGACTTTCAAATATGAATAA
- a CDS encoding endonuclease domain-containing protein, whose amino-acid sequence MKSNSPRLKQFRKRLRNHSTPAEIELWRYLKNKQIAGLKFRRQHSIGNFIIDFYCPKIRLGIELDGEHHIYNEEYDQKRDNKLSTYNITIVRYENVMIFEYPEVIVDEIKEYFQGGLETKD is encoded by the coding sequence ATGAAATCCAACAGTCCCCGGTTAAAACAATTCAGAAAAAGATTACGCAACCACTCTACACCAGCCGAAATTGAACTTTGGAGATACCTTAAAAACAAACAAATTGCGGGACTAAAATTTAGGAGACAACACTCCATAGGTAACTTTATCATAGATTTCTATTGCCCCAAAATTCGATTGGGCATTGAGTTGGATGGCGAACACCATATTTACAACGAGGAGTATGACCAAAAACGAGATAACAAGTTAAGCACATACAACATTACCATCGTACGTTACGAAAACGTAATGATATTTGAATATCCTGAGGTTATTGTAGATGAGATTAAGGAATATTTTCAGGGAGGGTTAGAGACGAAAGATTAA